The Elaeis guineensis isolate ETL-2024a chromosome 5, EG11, whole genome shotgun sequence DNA segment TTGTGGTTCATTGCTGGATCAGGCAGCAAGTTTGTGTACTTTCTCTCATGGTTAACATAAGGCCATCTTCTTCTACATCATAAAAGATGGAGGCTTTAATAGTTATTTAGGTGAGAAAGTGCTCTAAAAATGAAAATTGTCAcatgaccttttttttttgggacaaGAATACTAATAGCATGTATCATCCACTGATTGCCAATCACACACAGACACGCacagaaaaggggaaaaaaagggGGGGAAAAAATCAAACCGAGCTGAAGCACATAGCCTCTCAGTTCTCATATAATACAGACATTTGCTGCCACATGCACATATCTATATGTGAACATATACACAAAGTTATGTTGAATATGAAGCATATGCAGAAAATGATGTTCACCAACCATTACTGAAGAACAATATACTTGTTTGGACTAAGAAAAGACAGAGAAAATATAATTTGTGTTTCGATGAATTACAAACTGCATTAAACAACTAAATAGCCTCCATGGAAGGTTGGTAGAAGACAATTCTTGCcactagaaagaaagaaaatagacGAAGCTAACCGATCTCCTAGAAATAAAGTGTTACACTAACTTATATTTCACATTGAAGGTGGGACTGTACCGGTCAACTGAACAATGGGAGGAGCGAGGTCTCTTTTGAAGGGTGCCTATCAACCAACCTATctaattgaaagaatagtgccctgcaAGCCAATCGCATCCATGATGCGATGgggtttttttaatattctatcttcttactcatttatttgacattaattatttattaatgaaattaggcattttatttcattatatgctgcatcttgttatttgattaagattataatgaatcccataaattaggacaaaatttttaggatcataatgagatcatgccaatgaaacctaaaatcttgatagccctaatttaaaatattctcagtcgtaGGATCATTGATTCGGAgataatgatatcggtaagactgacatatcctatatatgctcgatggagagggtgattgatatCACAgtcacttgtgtagtgacactaatacaaagatatagatGCTTATTGGATAATAAGTTTACTAAATTGACCTACAAAAagaatatctaatggagccttacaAGCATGTCAGTagattgttctctagtgggagcagtgcaagtgatccttagatctaagatcaccataataccttgtgtatataaatctatattttaatTCATTCCCTAACATGACTCTCTAAAACATGTCTGGGATGTTTTAggcatggtgaagtgtgcatgaaggttgtgagtagtcaacaaaaaatcgatcactctttatcaagggagagaacatcctatgtgatcttataggatgatgactcatgaaatctttggccaaagtaggatgtcAATTAGAAAATATTTCTAATGTGTCATCAATCGAGCCATCATTTTCAGAACGagatacatataaataaatatttgggcttgacatgatttcatgtccATAACTTATTTGGGATGTTGtataatcgaaggattgaattgtacaatAACTCGTCACTAGAAGATGTTATAGTATTTCTACCAAAATTCCACATCTTTTAGAtaatcatgacacattgctagacatcaatcttgacttgtagaatcacataaattaaagagtttaattcaacaaTCAATTAGGAGTTCTAATTAATTAGTGTATTTGGGCTTGACCTAtttctaattgacttaatttggtcATGTGCCTAAGTCTACTGCTAattagatatggaatccaataggtcacataCTTAAGGAATTGATTATAGACTAAACtaattggatttattataaatcccaTGGGtttaattgacatgctagcacatgggcTAACCTAAATTCCCAATCAACCATAGCCCAAAGACGTTTGATCTTATCTAAAACCTGAAGCTTTGACCAAATCCAAGAGGGCTCAAGGCCTAGGTCTCCTTGGCGCCTCTAATTACTCATGTGAAAGAGTTTCATGTGGTATGAAACTCTTCCACACCTCCTTATCTCTCCACGCCCATAAGAGTCCTTCTGGtttactcctcttaaatttctTACACCAGAATTGATAGCATGGAGAGTAACGcatagaaggaagagtccttctgccttactcctcttccacacccaagagtTAGCTCGTCCCACACGGTTCCATTTAATTCATGCAAAAGCCAAAGAGTTTGGCCACGTGAGAAGGTTATATGCCAAAGGTTGGTTACATGCCtcttcatatattatatataggaGGCACTCCAAAGGGAATTATGTTGAAgtggaagaaaaaatcaaaagagtaagaaaaagaaaaaaaataagagtggAAAGAAAACATATAGAAAATAGAAGTCTGCTTTCTTAAGAGATTGATATACCAAGAGTTGGACATCTAAAAGAAGAGAGGGTGTGCTAGTCTTTTAAgtgaagattttgaaaagatttcaggcATAATCATTGTGAAGGATAGAAAGCTCTCAAATTGCGGTGCGCTTCATCCTTGAGAAGGAGGGAGTGCTGAATTCTGGTGAAGAATTTTCAGCATAGCAAAAGATTGAGAAGGTCCGTGATTGGTACCTGTGTGGACTATCATTGGAGGGCATCTGCTTAGGTGTCTAGTGGAGATTGTACCAGTTTGAGACTATCATCTACTTGGAGGTATACTTCTGAcctgattattatttatattgTGTTTGATTGATATCAACAATGTCTATCTAGAATTGGATTTTGGTTTGCTTGTTTTAAAGAGTTAATAGCatgccataaaaaaaaaaatttaaaaacaataTTTCGCTGCATAATCGAAACCCAACACTTATTGATCTTGCTTTGCTTTCTCTTAGCTTCCCTTCACTTGTCCCATATATGAAGAGCAAAAGGAATCGGGTTCAGGTGAGCAATGAATCTACTCGTGCCTACTTACTCTAGTGGTAGTTCGAGCATGCCCTCTACTAGTACCCTTACTACTACTGCTTGCATAATCTCTTGCTCCCAAGCCAGCAACTTTGACAGGTGACAAATATAGACTTTGAATTTCATTTCTACCAGCTAAAGAGGAAATTCACTTTTCGTTCACAAATGTCTAATTGTCTAGTAGGCTTTCATTCTCTATCACATTTAAATGTCACAATTCTTCCAAGAAAAACATCCCACTCAATGTTAACTTGGAATACATCTATTTGCTAGCTACTATTAAAACAAGGTTGGAAGCTTTATTTGCAAGTATTTTCAGAAGCTAGCGATGCAGAAAGGCTCTAAGGCATGGTAGAGTATACAACAATAAGCAGGGATGGCAATTTTAGCTGACCCATCAGCCACCCAATCCGATTAGAACCTGGGGCAGATATGAGTTGTAGATAAAAATATCCGAAGCTGGTTCAGGTCAAATACGGATAATGATATGCCCCATCTCGAATCCAACCCgatataatcttaatatatatccccctttcaaaattataatcatTTTATATTGTTTACATGTACCTAACCGGATCCCTCTGATCCACCTAATCTGACCCCACCCACATATCTACTTGACCCGACCTAAGGCGGTCATGAGGTGGATATAGGCATGGGGTTTTCAATTATAGGATAGGTACACATATGGGCCAACCCGACCCATACccaacccattgccatccctaacaATAAGTACAAGAGAGTGATCAGCCCAGCTGAATGAATGAGTTTAACTCTTGTTCCTGGACACCTTCATTATAATTTTGAGTGCAACCAAGAAAGACAAGCCATCACACACAAAATACTTTGGAGTTCAAAATGATGCACATTCTGACACAAAATACTGAGTCTAAGCATATGAAGTATAAATATTTCAAGCATACCTTGGCAGCAAGGATAAAAATGTCATTTGTGCctaaggaaaaaaatgaaaaatagtcAGAAACAAGAAATAAGTATCAAACAACAGCTAAAAGTGGATATTTACTCTTTCCACCTGCATGTATGATAGTTAGATGCACTGTAACTATATAAAACAGTTGGCATCAAATGATATTTAAAATGATGTGGAAAGTGCATTGTGGTATTGTTTTCAGGGTCCCTTCTTTCTAACTAATACTATCCCTTTGGAATATAGGGAAACAATCAATGCACATGAATTGAAATATTAGTATCCAACATAATTAGATGAAAATATCCAATAAAAATAGATGAgaagtaaattatttttttaatgataacagAAAACTTACTATTAGCATGTTCTATAAACTTAAACAGTGAGGCCCTTCGTGATCGTTCTGTATTCTGCCCAGTACATAGTAGAGAATGAAATGATTCCCAGTCAGAGTCTGCACATAAATTGCTGGAAAAGGTAGGCAAGTCAGTCAGAAAGACCTAAGAGTGCGAAACAAAAAACTACAAGGAAATATAAACTTAGTGAACATGATGTGTAGCTATTGAATATGATTAAGAAAGAGAATAAAAAATCTAATCAGTGCATTGACTTGATCTCATAGCATCTATTATTGTTTTATATCTATTTATCAGTCTGTGGGTACTTTTTTGTGAGACAGGTTCTTATAATATTATAGATAGCTTATTTTGAACCCTTCACTTTCAAACATGTAACTTCTAAAAAAAATACAGAATCTTGGACATGAACAGGTAACAGTAAATGTGGATTTGACAGACATTTTCTAACTAGAGCTTGACAACCAATTTGTATTTCTAACCTGCAATAATGTTCTTCTTCACACCCACCAGGACAAGCAATAACCGGAGGCAAAGCAAATTGCCTTGTGTAAGGCAATGACAGATCACCATTCATAAGTGACAATAGCAGATCTTCAGGAAGAGGATCGGCCTTAAGATTCTTAGAAGAACTTGACCCTGTATTATCGCTttcattcataaaaaaatttcccTCTGCTTCCTCCATCTCGTTTTGGCAAAATCCATTTGAAGAATGAGAAAAGGTCTGGTAGTCACATTCCTTTTTGGTAGATAATCCCAAACCTTGCAGATAGAGTTTCCTCCCAATTTGAAGTTCTATCGAACCAATAAAGCGAAAGCAGTAACTACATACAAGACAATCAACCTGCATCATATAAATGAAATACATGCACATCAACTAAATTAATAAAACAAGTACCTATAGAGCAAGAGTATCAATTATCACTAGGCAACATAAAGCTCTCAGAGATTGATCATGATAAGGACCTTATTAGAACTGTGCTGAGCAGCAACTAGCATTTGATCCTTTAATATAAGTTCCCCTTCTTTGAATTCTGAATTTGCATAGACACCTACAACCCCAAATTAAATCAAGGATATCACTCTGATATATGGTTGATAAAGAAAGACAAGGACAGCAGGTTCCTTAACACCCCACGCCCAACAAAACAAAAAAtggggaaaagaaggaaaaagaaacagACGATATGGAAACTACCTATAGCTTATAACCTAAACCTCAATCCAGATAAACATTTGACCATACTTAAATCTCGCACTCTCAGTGACCTCATGGTTAAACTTGTTAGGAATGATCATGTGAAAGGAAGCTCAAGAAACAGATAGAGAACTAATGCAAAATAAACAGTTGAAATGATATATGCATCACAAATAGAAGAACTTCCAAGAAAGAGAGATTCCCAAAATTATTTCTGAGGATCAATAGAGAGGTCTAACAGACGTAGATACCTGCAGTAGAAAATGTAATGAAATTTAAAGAAATTATATTGCCAAGGGGTATTGCCCTTTGAGAGGTTCAAATAGATATGAAGAATATAATAAGTTGTGCAAATCAAGATTAGATGATTTTGACAGTTAAGGTCATGGTTAGACAAGTATAATACAAAAGCAAGCCAGATCCAAATATAGCAAATAAAGATTCCCTTCCAACATGTGAAAATGGTAACCCACTATCAGATATGATGGTAATTTTAGCAAAAAATCAACATGTCAATTGAGAAGATCAATATACCTTTTCCATGTTTGTTGCTGTACTTTATTCTCAGACCATGACAATTTGTTGCTTCAATAAGTTTATCATAGTACTCCTGGAAAATGATGTAAAGGCCAAAACATCAACACTTGCTCAAATTGATTAAGCTGCATTATGCATAACAAGAAAAAGAAACTGGAGAAATTATTCGTTATTATCATTTTCCATGTTATACAAAATCCTATTTTAGTTATAGTACAAAACATTAAAAAAATTACAGACTTAACTTCAAACTAAATGACATGAATGTTATAAGAATAATTGAATTACTTGGAAAGTGTAGTAGTTAATTTTGTATTGCATTGATCTAACACACAGAATGGGCAACTTTGCTTTGCAAGAGGCTAAAAAGGGAATATGAGAAGACTTTATGCATAACTTTCACGCTAAAAAGTACATGTAGTTTCATATAGATTCATGttaaaaagaatatatttgaatAACATCAGCATTTAAATGCAAATGTCTCAATTGTAAACTCATCTTACAGGGGTTGATCTCTCAGAGATGGATCATAccctagataaaagaagagaagaagatttATAGAACTCAGCACTGATCAGTCTCTATTGCATCTTCAACACAGTAACAATGCAGTCTCACCATTTGTTCATAGCTGCTTCTTCCCCACATAACAGTGAGAACCAAGGTCTAATGTATGGACCTGTACAGACCATATCACAACATATTTGTTAGGTAATGGCACAGTACCAAGGTTTGGTTCAATATATGGGTCTAACTGGTCCATGGTCTGAACTGAGTGAAGCCGCACCATAGCATCCGGTATTGTCCGAAATAAGGGTGTGTGTAGTACTATGCCAACCCATCTCACCCGGTTTCAGGCAGAACCATGATAAAAAGTATAAACAAAGAGATCAAGAGCTATCTCAGTATGGGGTACATATCATAGGGTACCAAGTACCGACCATACTGTACCAACTGAATAACCTATTGGTACAGTACTCGGAGATTGCAAACCTTGGTAAGAACCATATTCTTGCTTCTCTTCCTCCAAAATCAAGCACCACACATCATTCTAGTGCTCCTTCTTGCATCATACAAAAGTTGCAATAGGGTCCAAAGATATCAAAGACCTAAAGCATGCGACACATAACAAGTACATAATGCATGTCTGCATGGGACATAGCACTTTTCCCCCAAAAATCATATGTTCAGGTAAACACTAAGTATTGAACTTGTGTGGAGAAAATGATTCGGCAAGGAAAGTAAAACTAAAGGTACGTAGGTTTCCTAGACATGCAGTAGAGTAACCTGGAATGAACAGTTCTGCAATCCATGATCCATCAGAACAATTCTGATAAAGGTCATAAGGCATCAAGGTTTCTAAACTCCAAAATCCCGGCAATCTTGGTGGGCAACTGATACATAGATAAGATTAAatgaaaatctaaaataaataaaatgtaaAATGACCAAGATTTGTGGAGACTTAGTCGATATCTAACAACTGATATCAAAATATCACCTCATATAATAAAACTAGATTGATTGTCATTTTTGCATTCGTTTTGTTATCATTGAGAAACCAATTCAATAACAAGACAGTGTATTTAAAGGTTGATAGAAGCTGAGATAATAAGAGCTGATCTTGTGCATGCTATCATAGACAAGTGCCCAGTAACCACACATAGCAGTATGTTAGCAAGCATAAAAGCGATGTTTTCTACTTCAACTTAAATTCTAAACTAATGCATAAGTTATATTGGTAAGCTCCTATTAAAATCCTATTCTCATATTTTACAAATTATGACCCATAATTCCAAAATACCGAAGGCCTAAACTACGAGTTACTACATGCAAGACAGCTCATGCTTCACCAGCAATCACCAAACACATTACAAACCCCTTGCTAGTTGAAAGAAAGAAAGTAGGtgcttaaaattcttatttttaagCATCTCATCGCTATTTTCATTAGAGTTTTTAAAGTTTCAAAGGTTTCTCGagtaaggagagagaaaaaaataactcAAATGGAGTCGAGATCGTTCACTGCCTGAATAGATTGAGGAGTCGGAGGTGCTAAAAGCACGGCGATTCGATCCGAGAACTCTTTATCCAGAGGACACGGGCTGCCAtccatcgagagagagagagagagagaggaggaggaggaggagggtatATTTTCTGGTGAGGGGATTTTGAGGCAGGCTGCGGAGAGGAGAGGGTTTTGTGGGGTTGGGGTTTTCAATCCAGGGTCCGGCTAAAACTAGGGACGGCAAGTTGGGTATGGATCCTATCGGGCAATTTCCCTACCCACTCTGTAATTGAAAATCCTTCCCACGTGCATCTTGGACTGGGTTGGATAAAATAGATGAGCTGTTTCTTAGAACGgagatgttttaaaattttttttccgaGTTGATCTCCATTTCAACTTATTTTCAgggttatttttaaaaaaaacatttcaaatgacattTCCAGCAGTTATTGCCAAGTTAGCCATCCCCTCAGCCCacatgaaaatattaaaattaaaaaaaaaataaaaaataaaaatattatttaaaataatatttataaaaacgtCATTTAGAATGATATTTCTAAAAGCATCATTTTTactgatatttttaaaaacaccatttgtAACGGCATTTCTAAAAGCATTATTTGCAATGGCACTTTTATGATGTATCACTCATATGGCACGCAGAGGATTTTAAGATTTATGGTGTATCGCTCAAACGATTCTTGTACCATGGGatgagccatgagtcgattctTATTGGGCAATAAGCACAGACGgagaactatttttttaaaatccctGATAGAGTCGATTCTTGAAGAATTGGACTCGATCCCAGAGCAGATGGAGTCGAATCTAAAGGAATTGGAGTCGACCCTAGAGTAAAATTAAGTggttaaaaagaaaaaatcagtTTGAATTAATTGAAAAGTTCATTACACATCCTATGAAAGATAGAAGAATCAAGTATTAAATTTAAAGGGccattaagaatttttttttctttttttgcaaaattagattaaataaattataagaaTGGAATCTAAAGCTTGTTTTCAACTGGTGATTCAAAGCAATTATGGGATTTCTCTGTGTCCCTTATAAATCATATGCtgaagattttagtaaaattttgatcaaattccgACAGTACCTCCCCTATAAAGAAGACAACCAAAATTACAGCAAAATACCTATAATAgcacatccatattttttatccTGTAAATAAGATCTGTTCAACATTCACAAAATTTATAAAGTAAAAAACAAGCTACCTCAACCAGGTAGCAAGCATAAGAGAATACAAATATATGCAATAAATCTAGTTAATTACATAAATAATTGTACTCAAACAACTGACTAAAATAAACTATGACAATGTAACTTATGTACTACAAGGGTGTAGTCCCCCTTGGTCGCTTTGACCTTCTTTGCAAGGTCATCAAAAGCTGCTAGGAGTCCCTGTAAATCACTTGCGATACACTCTCTCCTACATCAACAATAGGATTTACCACATCAATGTCAGTGTGAGCTAAACCTCGCCCTCACTATCGTCCTCGGCCTCGACCTTTATGCATAGATAGCCTATCCTCTGCTACAGCAAAACTGGCATCCGACTTTGGATCCTTATGATGCTCATGTATATGCGATAATATAATATTCGGTGCCATCGATGAAGATGCCAAAGATGGATCAAATAGGCGTGATAATGGAGCAGTGTCTATTTGTTTAGTGAAAGATGGTATCAATGATATTGGATGATCCTAACTGCTTGTATCATGTTCCATCTCAGAGATATATGGGGAGCCCAATTGCGATGGTGGAGGCGGTCAAGGGCACATGGAGGTTGGGGGACTAGCAGGgggaagaaggaaagaagagagggggGGAGCTGGCTTGGGCGATGCGGTCGCAGGTGGTGCAAGGGGGGAGGCGGTCGGGGGCCTGTGGAGCTCGGGGGGCTCGTGGGGTGAagaaggaagggagagagggGGGCAAAGTgtcgggaatagtgtcccaaagccaatcgtcagcctgttgacggttgtgctcttttctgtattagtatatgaattataaataaataaaagttattttgatatttttcatcacaaattatttcatcttctaatgaactcctgtgttgtggtgaagtccttaggactatttagactcgacaaaggaggatttgtcgtttagtccttaaaccagttcgcgatca contains these protein-coding regions:
- the LOC105033525 gene encoding histone-lysine N-methyltransferase ATXR2 isoform X1; amino-acid sequence: MDGSPCPLDKEFSDRIAVLLAPPTPQSIQEYYDKLIEATNCHGLRIKYSNKHGKGVYANSEFKEGELILKDQMLVAAQHSSNKVDCLVCSYCFRFIGSIELQIGRKLYLQGLGLSTKKECDYQTFSHSSNGFCQNEMEEAEGNFFMNESDNTGSSSSKNLKADPLPEDLLLSLMNGDLSLPYTRQFALPPVIACPGGCEEEHYCSNLCADSDWESFHSLLCTGQNTERSRRASLFKFIEHANSTNDIFILAAKVISYTILKCRKLKRSHTTEIGKQPSLDKTDEFSFSLLMEAWKPISMGFKKRWWDCIALPDDVDSGDEESFRMQIRDLAFTSLKLLKEAIFDDECAPLFSLEIYGHIIGMFELNNLDLVVASPVEDYFIYIDDLPCKEKHEAETVARPFLDALGDEYAVCCQGTAFFPLQSCMNHSCCPNAKAFKRDEDRDGHAVIVALRPISIGEEITISYIDEDLPYDERQVQLADYGFRCRCARCLQEQS